In Schaalia sp. JY-X169, the following are encoded in one genomic region:
- a CDS encoding RNA methyltransferase, producing the protein MTQPPMIDNPRSDRIKAVASLTGRSARRRSGRILVEGPQAVRELALHRPESIIDIYITDRVEMADPALAKAVREATRWVHSVTPEVAAAISPDCQGIAAVAGAEALEHGAEQIWERLDLDLAALEAKSIPGASDVPVPPDVSVPFVVCLPETQDPGNVGTVIRSADAMGAAAVILGSGTADPANPKVIRASAGSVFHIPLVRVPLETVRGNLRPGDWAMLGTAGHGADVRLDDIAKAALTGHGDALTAVLARPHAWVFGNEARGLAAEDIVLCDLLVEIPLAGHAESLNAAAAAAMCLYISHLATANH; encoded by the coding sequence ATGACACAACCCCCGATGATCGATAACCCACGCTCCGACCGGATCAAGGCCGTAGCGTCGCTGACCGGCAGGTCCGCGCGAAGGCGCTCCGGCCGCATCCTGGTCGAAGGGCCACAGGCGGTCCGCGAACTGGCATTGCACCGGCCAGAATCCATCATCGATATCTACATCACCGATCGGGTCGAGATGGCCGACCCCGCGCTTGCAAAGGCTGTGCGTGAGGCAACCCGGTGGGTTCATTCCGTTACCCCGGAGGTGGCCGCTGCGATAAGTCCTGACTGTCAGGGGATTGCGGCCGTCGCGGGCGCCGAGGCCCTCGAGCATGGAGCCGAGCAAATCTGGGAGAGGTTGGATCTTGACCTCGCGGCTCTCGAAGCCAAGAGCATCCCCGGCGCATCAGACGTTCCCGTGCCACCAGATGTCTCCGTGCCATTTGTCGTATGCCTGCCTGAGACGCAGGATCCGGGCAATGTTGGGACTGTGATTCGCTCAGCTGACGCGATGGGTGCGGCCGCAGTGATCCTTGGCTCGGGAACCGCAGATCCCGCAAACCCCAAGGTGATACGAGCCTCTGCGGGGTCGGTCTTCCATATTCCTCTGGTCCGTGTTCCCCTAGAAACCGTACGGGGCAATCTCCGCCCTGGCGACTGGGCCATGCTTGGGACCGCAGGACACGGAGCAGACGTGAGACTGGATGACATTGCCAAGGCCGCCCTAACCGGGCACGGTGACGCACTGACAGCGGTCCTTGCGCGGCCGCACGCCTGGGTCTTTGGCAATGAAGCGCGTGGCTTGGCTGCGGAAGACATCGTCCTGTGCGACCTGCTTGTCGAGATTCCCCTGGCCGGCCACGCAGAGTCACTCAATGCGGCTGCAGCAGCGGCCATGTGTTTATACATCTCCCACCTGGCAACGGCAAATCATTAG
- a CDS encoding amino acid ABC transporter ATP-binding protein yields the protein MRIELRDLKKSFGDQEVLWGVNLDEHFSTLALIGPSGGGKSTLLRIIGGLEVPTSGEVAVEGALVNYQARTLPAYRASLGFVFQHAGLFDHLTALENVALPLRVVHGVGEGEARERAEELLNRFGLNVVVGKHPSQLSGGERQRVAIARAVAPEPKMLLLDEPTSALDPEYTAEVLDLIDGLKTEGTRFIIVTHEMGFARKACDRVAYLSDGVICEHGPSNETFANPKTAGLQRFLSKLSQWN from the coding sequence ATGCGCATTGAGCTTCGGGACCTGAAAAAGTCGTTTGGGGATCAAGAGGTTCTCTGGGGGGTCAATCTTGACGAGCATTTCTCGACCCTCGCACTGATCGGACCGTCCGGCGGTGGGAAGTCGACGCTGCTGCGCATTATTGGTGGACTGGAGGTTCCCACATCTGGGGAAGTCGCGGTCGAGGGCGCCCTCGTCAACTACCAGGCGCGCACCCTCCCCGCGTATCGGGCTAGCCTCGGGTTCGTCTTTCAACATGCCGGGCTTTTTGACCACCTGACTGCCCTGGAGAACGTTGCCCTCCCCCTGCGGGTCGTCCACGGTGTGGGCGAGGGCGAAGCGCGGGAGCGAGCCGAGGAGCTGCTCAACAGGTTTGGCCTCAATGTCGTAGTGGGCAAGCACCCCTCACAGCTCTCTGGTGGTGAGCGCCAACGGGTTGCCATTGCTCGAGCCGTGGCCCCCGAGCCGAAGATGCTGTTGCTCGACGAGCCCACCAGCGCCCTCGACCCCGAATACACCGCAGAGGTCCTGGATCTGATCGATGGACTGAAGACGGAGGGGACACGGTTCATCATCGTCACACATGAAATGGGATTTGCGCGGAAGGCTTGCGACAGGGTTGCCTACCTCAGCGACGGTGTGATTTGCGAGCACGGGCCAAGCAATGAAACTTTCGCCAACCCGAAGACAGCCGGTTTGCAGCGGTTCCTTAGCAAACTAAGCCAGTGGAACTAG
- a CDS encoding thiamine-phosphate kinase, producing MRVSELSESQLISRILPYLPEGPLTLLGSGDDCAVVGAPGARFVVTTDVLVEGEHFTRDWSTGAEVGARAAAQNLADVAAMGAKPTSLVVSLVLPPDLEVAWLEDLAGGLGTEAYRAGAGVVGGDLSRGPVLVISVTAHGTLAGAPITRSGASPGDTLAIVGTLGRSAAGLAALDSGAVAPSLHGAQVPTPFQEPVALYRSPKPPLEAGPLAAQRGATAMMDISDGLVVDATRLAEASGVALDITRYGLHDDLAALEKVGNALGADPQQWVLYGGEDHSLLVAFPPYVLVTAPFRTIGTVGDYGEARRGEGRTRVTLDGTSLRGGFDHFGGGAK from the coding sequence ATGAGAGTAAGTGAACTTAGTGAGAGCCAACTGATCTCTCGTATCCTTCCGTACCTGCCTGAGGGGCCCCTCACGCTGCTTGGATCTGGTGACGATTGCGCGGTTGTGGGTGCGCCGGGAGCAAGGTTTGTCGTGACGACAGACGTTTTGGTCGAGGGCGAGCACTTCACCCGGGACTGGTCCACAGGTGCGGAAGTGGGGGCGAGGGCGGCTGCCCAAAACCTCGCGGATGTGGCGGCCATGGGAGCGAAGCCAACCTCGCTCGTGGTGTCGCTGGTCCTTCCCCCTGATTTGGAGGTCGCCTGGCTGGAAGACCTAGCTGGCGGCTTGGGAACAGAGGCGTATCGAGCCGGCGCCGGGGTAGTCGGGGGAGATCTGAGTAGGGGCCCCGTCCTCGTCATCTCTGTCACCGCTCACGGCACACTGGCTGGCGCGCCCATCACACGGAGCGGAGCTTCGCCGGGGGATACCCTCGCCATTGTGGGAACACTTGGCAGGTCAGCGGCAGGATTGGCTGCGCTTGACTCCGGTGCGGTCGCGCCGTCACTTCACGGCGCCCAGGTCCCCACCCCGTTTCAAGAGCCGGTTGCCCTCTATCGCAGCCCCAAGCCGCCACTGGAGGCTGGCCCTCTCGCAGCGCAACGCGGCGCTACGGCAATGATGGATATTTCTGATGGCCTGGTGGTGGACGCAACTCGCCTGGCGGAAGCTTCCGGCGTCGCCCTCGACATCACTCGGTATGGACTGCACGACGACTTGGCGGCTCTAGAGAAGGTGGGCAACGCCCTCGGCGCTGACCCACAACAGTGGGTGCTGTACGGCGGTGAAGACCACAGTCTCCTTGTGGCGTTCCCACCTTACGTCCTCGTCACAGCACCTTTCCGTACAATCGGCACGGTTGGTGACTACGGGGAGGCGCGAAGAGGGGAGGGGCGCACGCGCGTCACACTCGACGGCACCTCACTGAGAGGCGGCTTTGACCACTTTGGTGGGGGAGCGAAGTAG
- a CDS encoding amino acid ABC transporter permease has product MVLHPGLRRWFTSDRGTRTPPLKALINYLFVVIIIVGLFWLSLYGAGVQLDFGFVGEYRHRLLDGFVLTLQICAASLVLSMIIGIPVAVAARSRVLPLRYAADFYVKIIRGTPLLVQIYLFYYIIGTAWGINNKTVAGILILSIFTGAYIAEIIRGSASSLDKDQLLAADAVGFTKPQTLRYVVIPQMVARTLPALTGQFASLIKDSSLLSVIAIIEVTQTIREITATNYNFFGGYIFLGGLYLCLTLPLMFVSSHFERKFDYAH; this is encoded by the coding sequence GTGGTTCTTCACCCTGGACTAAGGCGGTGGTTCACTTCTGATCGGGGAACGAGGACGCCTCCACTGAAGGCGCTCATCAACTACCTCTTCGTTGTCATCATTATTGTTGGGCTCTTTTGGCTCTCACTTTATGGCGCCGGAGTACAACTCGATTTTGGCTTTGTCGGCGAATACAGACATCGGCTCCTCGACGGATTTGTGCTGACACTGCAGATCTGTGCCGCATCCCTCGTGCTGTCAATGATCATCGGTATCCCTGTTGCAGTTGCCGCCCGATCACGCGTTCTGCCACTGCGATATGCCGCTGACTTCTACGTCAAGATCATTCGGGGCACCCCACTTCTGGTGCAGATCTACCTGTTCTACTACATCATCGGAACAGCCTGGGGAATCAACAACAAGACTGTTGCAGGAATCCTTATCCTCTCAATTTTCACCGGAGCATATATTGCTGAGATCATCCGGGGTTCGGCCTCGTCCCTAGACAAAGACCAGCTACTTGCCGCAGATGCGGTCGGGTTTACTAAACCCCAAACACTCCGCTACGTGGTTATCCCACAGATGGTGGCGCGGACACTGCCCGCACTGACCGGCCAGTTCGCCTCACTCATCAAAGATTCGTCCCTTCTGTCAGTCATCGCCATCATTGAGGTGACACAGACAATCCGCGAGATCACCGCAACCAACTACAACTTCTTTGGCGGATACATCTTCCTCGGCGGCCTCTACCTTTGTCTGACTCTGCCTCTGATGTTTGTGAGCTCCCACTTCGAGCGGAAGTTTGACTATGCGCATTGA
- a CDS encoding transporter substrate-binding domain-containing protein, whose protein sequence is MRRQALPSAVTFIIAGVLALAGCSANSGEPKGGSESGPASGGKPLVVAMELAYPPFETKNQAGEPEGVAPDFMRDFAEQYDYDLTIENTAFDGLIPMLQTGKADAVMSSMTITEDRAQSVDFTDPYARAQLAILANSASDITDIADLNAPDKTVAVKTGSTGDVFATKNLPEAQIVRLADESAAVTEVVQGKADAFLYDQLTIYRNQQRNPDTTTAVFIPFQDPEFWGIAVAKGNDELREQLNEFIASYSADGGFDRITDKYLADEKQAFDDLGFTWFFTLD, encoded by the coding sequence ATGAGACGCCAAGCGCTGCCATCCGCCGTCACATTCATCATTGCCGGAGTCCTGGCGCTTGCAGGGTGCTCCGCCAACTCCGGTGAGCCCAAGGGTGGCTCTGAAAGCGGCCCTGCTTCCGGAGGAAAACCCCTGGTTGTCGCCATGGAGTTGGCCTATCCCCCCTTTGAGACGAAGAACCAGGCCGGTGAACCCGAGGGCGTGGCACCCGACTTCATGCGCGACTTTGCAGAGCAGTACGATTACGACCTCACCATTGAAAACACCGCATTCGATGGCCTCATCCCCATGCTGCAAACAGGTAAGGCAGACGCAGTCATGTCGTCAATGACGATCACGGAGGACCGTGCGCAGTCGGTTGACTTCACCGATCCGTACGCACGAGCACAACTGGCTATCCTTGCCAACTCGGCCTCGGACATCACCGATATTGCCGACCTGAACGCGCCGGACAAAACCGTTGCTGTGAAAACTGGCTCCACCGGCGATGTTTTTGCCACGAAGAATCTTCCCGAAGCCCAGATCGTTCGCCTCGCTGACGAAAGCGCAGCGGTGACAGAGGTCGTCCAGGGGAAGGCCGATGCCTTCCTTTACGACCAACTTACGATCTACCGCAACCAGCAGCGGAACCCGGATACGACAACGGCCGTGTTCATCCCCTTCCAAGACCCCGAGTTCTGGGGAATTGCTGTCGCCAAGGGCAACGACGAGCTAAGGGAACAGCTCAACGAGTTCATCGCGAGCTACTCTGCCGATGGCGGTTTTGACCGCATCACAGACAAGTACCTTGCCGATGAAAAGCAGGCCTTTGACGATCTGGGTTTCACGTGGTTCTTCACCCTGGACTAA
- the rpmB gene encoding 50S ribosomal protein L28, which translates to MASVCDICGKAPQFGKSVSHSHVRTNRRFNPNIQRVRALVNGETKRMNVCTTCIKSDRVQRAA; encoded by the coding sequence GTGGCCTCGGTATGCGATATCTGTGGAAAGGCTCCGCAGTTCGGCAAGTCGGTCTCGCACTCGCACGTGCGCACGAACCGCCGTTTCAACCCCAACATCCAGCGTGTTCGCGCCCTGGTGAACGGGGAAACGAAGCGTATGAACGTTTGCACCACCTGCATCAAGAGCGATCGCGTCCAGCGCGCAGCGTGA